Proteins found in one Thalassomonas actiniarum genomic segment:
- a CDS encoding tetratricopeptide repeat protein, whose product MNNSFINLIKITLLFLTCHAYGYAEQNILDFVKDYQYQEIKEQPQASINDIAQQLLDKRLTPNEKYLALHNLAYAYYKANNKAQALDTISAAINLPSSLEGYHQAKSLLLRAKIYGILFRDTDTALLDLHQASDIITSSRHPKSIELHFNILTALAQAYNQKSNLPQAENYVDQAIVLATTLEDKNELIHALIISGRIYFQQDKLQKAYKQYMAALELTDDNTDIERVASIELRLAMIFNEQEIYSDSLKHAKKSVELYHQTSRYRMQVKSLRVLGSIYLNLGKDVDMALLHLLNALSIAKKTNDPYSIGHIQYLIGTAYFAATDYDNAIKYLKAAEVILESAQSNFYLGLSHISFSQIELAQNQPQLAIARIETMLNDSRFTPYPALINEARKHLVTILVSLQEFEQAFEHQQILLTAQQNKTEETNKSALASLNSVIEVKSLKEKVADLTAKEQKSDKTILKLQNWQYALASFLALCLSVLCCLVYKYRNIKKRFKQVNKHKDISWRYFSQLIKYNASEQLKAQNTNGGLLIAFPKLNELMKQAENRYFTGQNIQHWQQQLLTTFTPEESISHQQNLWMICASRPRHDLDLINQRQNPDDDAGFQLVWLPFSDLPQKISDNLLVFIEELVHKANAELPWQQGVSWGEIKLQTNALSMIFTSQAKEKLYWRIHDAHKRGLVSFSS is encoded by the coding sequence ATGAATAACAGCTTTATTAATCTGATAAAAATAACCCTGCTTTTTCTTACCTGTCACGCTTATGGATATGCAGAGCAAAATATTCTGGACTTTGTCAAGGACTACCAATATCAAGAGATTAAAGAGCAGCCACAGGCAAGTATCAATGACATAGCGCAGCAGCTCCTTGACAAACGCCTGACACCGAACGAAAAATATCTCGCCCTACATAATTTAGCTTATGCCTATTACAAAGCCAATAATAAGGCACAGGCACTGGATACCATTTCTGCCGCGATTAATTTGCCATCTTCTCTTGAAGGTTATCACCAGGCAAAAAGCCTGCTGCTGAGGGCGAAAATATACGGTATTTTATTTCGCGATACCGATACTGCCCTGCTTGACCTGCATCAGGCCAGTGACATCATCACCTCCAGCCGACATCCCAAGAGCATTGAGTTGCATTTTAATATTCTTACCGCCCTGGCCCAGGCCTATAACCAGAAGAGTAACCTGCCACAGGCAGAAAACTATGTCGATCAGGCAATAGTACTGGCAACGACCCTGGAAGATAAAAATGAACTTATTCATGCCTTAATTATTTCCGGGCGGATATATTTCCAGCAGGATAAATTACAAAAAGCCTACAAGCAGTATATGGCGGCCCTGGAGCTCACCGATGACAATACCGATATTGAGCGGGTTGCTTCTATCGAATTGCGCCTTGCCATGATCTTCAATGAACAGGAGATTTACAGCGACAGCCTCAAACATGCGAAAAAGTCGGTTGAACTTTATCATCAAACCAGCCGCTATAGGATGCAGGTAAAATCGTTGCGGGTACTCGGCAGTATTTACCTTAACCTCGGCAAAGATGTCGATATGGCGCTACTGCACCTGCTTAATGCCTTAAGTATTGCCAAAAAAACCAATGATCCCTACAGCATAGGCCATATCCAATATTTGATCGGTACCGCTTATTTTGCCGCCACCGACTATGATAACGCCATCAAGTACCTCAAAGCGGCTGAAGTTATCCTGGAATCTGCCCAGAGTAATTTTTACCTTGGCCTTAGCCATATCAGCTTTTCACAAATCGAATTGGCACAAAACCAGCCACAACTGGCCATTGCCCGCATCGAAACCATGCTCAATGACAGCCGCTTTACGCCTTATCCGGCCCTGATCAATGAAGCCAGAAAACACCTAGTCACCATCCTGGTCAGCTTACAGGAGTTTGAACAGGCTTTCGAGCACCAACAAATTTTACTGACGGCTCAGCAAAACAAAACAGAAGAAACCAATAAAAGCGCCCTAGCCTCTCTCAATTCTGTGATTGAAGTTAAATCGCTTAAAGAAAAAGTCGCTGACTTAACAGCAAAAGAGCAAAAAAGTGATAAAACCATTCTCAAACTGCAAAACTGGCAATACGCCCTGGCAAGCTTTTTAGCTTTATGCCTGAGCGTACTTTGTTGCCTGGTATACAAGTATCGAAACATTAAAAAACGTTTTAAGCAGGTCAATAAACACAAAGACATCTCCTGGCGCTATTTTTCGCAACTGATCAAGTATAATGCCAGCGAACAGCTCAAAGCACAAAACACCAACGGCGGATTATTAATCGCTTTCCCCAAACTTAATGAGCTGATGAAACAAGCAGAAAACCGCTATTTTACCGGCCAAAACATCCAGCACTGGCAACAGCAACTGCTGACCACCTTCACCCCGGAGGAGTCGATTTCCCACCAGCAAAACCTTTGGATGATCTGTGCTTCCAGGCCCAGGCACGATCTTGATCTGATCAATCAGCGGCAAAACCCGGATGATGATGCCGGCTTCCAGCTGGTATGGTTGCCCTTTAGCGATCTGCCACAAAAAATATCTGATAATTTACTGGTTTTTATTGAGGAGTTGGTACATAAAGCCAATGCCGAGTTGCCATGGCAACAGGGGGTTAGCTGGGGAGAAATCAAGCTACAAACCAATGCCTTGTCAATGATATTTACCAGCCAGGCAAAAGAGAAACTCTACTGGCGCATACACGATGCCCATAAACGCGGTTTAGTAAGCTTTAGCAGTTAA
- the yfbR gene encoding 5'-deoxynucleotidase, translating into MQSTFLAWMFRMPLIKRWSLMFCVKPENIAEHSHQVAIVAHLLAVIKNKKFDGQVNADRVATCALYHEASETRYGDIVNPTKYANAEIAREFKKIEYLAEQECLASLPQEFQDLFDDIIVQDNVNEEYKAIVKAADILVAYIKALDEINHHNPEFEHVKQRLGTKLAQLQQEMPEVQYFTETFLQACTASVDKLSRS; encoded by the coding sequence ATGCAAAGTACCTTTCTCGCCTGGATGTTTCGTATGCCGCTGATCAAACGCTGGTCTTTAATGTTTTGTGTCAAGCCGGAAAATATCGCCGAGCACTCCCATCAGGTGGCGATCGTCGCCCATTTACTGGCGGTGATCAAAAACAAAAAATTTGACGGTCAGGTCAATGCCGACAGGGTCGCCACCTGTGCCTTATATCATGAAGCCAGCGAAACCCGTTACGGTGATATCGTCAACCCTACCAAATATGCCAATGCCGAAATTGCCCGGGAATTTAAAAAAATAGAGTACCTGGCGGAGCAGGAATGTCTGGCATCCCTGCCACAGGAGTTTCAGGATCTCTTTGACGATATTATAGTGCAGGATAATGTCAATGAAGAATACAAAGCCATTGTCAAAGCTGCAGATATTCTGGTGGCTTATATCAAAGCGCTGGATGAAATCAACCACCACAACCCCGAGTTTGAGCACGTTAAACAGCGCCTGGGGACAAAACTTGCACAATTACAACAAGAAATGCCAGAAGTACAGTATTTTACCGAAACTTTCCTGCAAGCCTGTACCGCCAGCGTCGACAAATTATCCCGCTCCTGA
- a CDS encoding EAL and HDOD domain-containing protein, with amino-acid sequence MKVYTARQPILNRKQNVVAYELLFRDGAENFFPDVDPHEATSKLIMRTHLNDGLMPITNGKPALINFCQESLLKELPLLLPKKQVMVEILETVEPTDDVYQMCRQLFHQGYHLALDDFIYKPEWSRFFNLIKMVKFDLLQTPLPKVAPLVQALKKRKNIKLLAEKVENQEEFDQAKEMGISFFQGYFFCKPEMREKRDVEGNQLILLQLYQEALKTPLNVNALSHYFEHDVGLSYKLLRFINSGFIPITQEINSIKQALVYLGDEKTRKFIALLTTAMLAENKPKELIRMAIIRAKFCEISAQEAFPAMSEPAFLVGLFSLLDAILDQPMEYILNTLSISEDIALALKESSDSPLGTLINMVRLFEDGKWYQTENEARKINLNYQQISEYFKKAVIWSNAYEEL; translated from the coding sequence ATGAAAGTCTATACTGCACGACAGCCGATTTTAAATCGTAAACAAAATGTAGTGGCGTATGAATTACTGTTTCGCGATGGCGCCGAAAACTTTTTTCCCGATGTCGACCCCCATGAAGCAACATCAAAACTCATCATGCGCACCCACCTCAATGACGGTTTAATGCCGATAACCAACGGCAAACCCGCGTTGATCAACTTTTGTCAGGAATCCCTGCTTAAAGAGCTGCCGCTGTTATTACCAAAAAAGCAGGTGATGGTAGAAATCCTGGAAACAGTGGAACCTACAGATGATGTCTATCAGATGTGCCGTCAGCTTTTCCATCAGGGATATCACCTGGCATTGGATGACTTTATTTATAAACCCGAATGGTCACGCTTTTTCAACCTGATCAAAATGGTAAAATTTGATCTGTTACAAACCCCGCTACCTAAGGTCGCCCCTCTAGTCCAGGCGCTGAAAAAGCGTAAAAATATAAAATTACTGGCGGAAAAGGTAGAAAATCAGGAAGAATTTGATCAGGCCAAAGAAATGGGCATATCATTTTTCCAGGGCTACTTCTTCTGTAAGCCTGAAATGCGGGAGAAGCGTGATGTTGAAGGCAATCAACTGATTTTACTTCAACTTTACCAGGAAGCATTAAAAACCCCTTTAAATGTCAATGCCCTTTCCCATTATTTTGAACACGATGTCGGCTTATCCTATAAGTTATTGCGTTTTATCAACTCAGGTTTTATTCCCATTACCCAGGAAATTAACTCCATTAAACAAGCACTGGTTTACCTGGGAGATGAAAAAACCCGCAAGTTTATAGCCCTGCTAACCACGGCAATGCTGGCTGAAAATAAACCCAAAGAGCTGATCCGCATGGCGATTATCCGCGCCAAATTTTGCGAAATATCGGCACAAGAAGCCTTCCCGGCCATGTCCGAACCGGCTTTTCTGGTGGGATTATTTTCATTATTAGATGCGATACTGGACCAACCTATGGAGTATATCCTCAATACCTTATCAATCAGCGAAGATATAGCCCTGGCGTTAAAAGAAAGCAGCGATAGCCCTTTAGGAACTTTGATCAATATGGTGCGCCTGTTTGAGGACGGAAAATGGTATCAAACGGAAAATGAAGCAAGAAAAATAAACCTGAATTACCAACAAATTTCCGAGTATTTTAAAAAGGCTGTGATTTGGTCAAACGCTTACGAAGAATTATAA
- a CDS encoding proline--tRNA ligase, giving the protein MRTSQYLLATLKETPANAEVISHQLMLRAGLVRNLASGLYTWLPTGLKVLRKVEKIVREEMERAGAIEALMPVVQPADLWEESGRWDEYGPELLRINDRHQRPFVLGPTHEEVITKLVSNEISSYKQLPLNIFQVQTKFRDEIRPRFGVMRGREFLMKDAYSFHLEQECLEQTYQKMFDAYCRIFERLGLDYRPVIADTGSIGGDASHEFHVLAESGEDDIAFSDNSDFAANIEKAEALAPAGPRGEATQALAKVATPGVKSIEEVAAFLKVDAKTTVKTLMVLAPEDENGQQAVVALVLRGDHQLNEIKAEKLDQVAAPLTFASEEQIQAAINCATGSIGPVNLPLAVIIDRSAAHLSDFVCGANEDGYHFTGANWDRDAKNYNVEDIRNVVEGDPSPCGQGNIIIKRGIEVGHIFQLGKKYADAMNCGVLTESGKHQTLTMGCYGIGVSRIVAAAIEQNHDKYGIKWPAAIAPFQAAIVPMNMAKSARVKETAEALYQQLQQAGIEVLFDDRKERPGVMFADHELIGTPLLLVIGERNLDNQQIEVKNRITGEKSLLAINEVLSLFNPQ; this is encoded by the coding sequence GTCAATATTTACTCGCTACTTTAAAAGAAACCCCGGCTAATGCCGAGGTGATCAGTCATCAATTAATGTTACGTGCCGGATTAGTACGCAACCTGGCCTCGGGTTTATATACCTGGTTGCCGACAGGCCTGAAAGTACTGAGAAAAGTGGAAAAAATCGTCCGTGAAGAAATGGAGCGCGCCGGCGCCATCGAAGCCCTGATGCCGGTAGTACAACCTGCTGATTTATGGGAAGAGTCCGGTCGCTGGGACGAATACGGCCCGGAACTGCTGCGCATCAATGACCGCCACCAGCGCCCTTTTGTCTTGGGACCAACCCACGAAGAAGTGATCACTAAACTGGTCAGCAATGAGATCAGCAGCTATAAGCAGCTGCCGCTTAATATCTTCCAGGTGCAAACCAAATTCCGCGATGAAATACGCCCGCGTTTCGGGGTTATGCGCGGCCGTGAATTTTTAATGAAAGACGCCTACTCTTTCCATTTAGAGCAGGAATGCCTGGAGCAAACCTATCAGAAAATGTTTGATGCCTATTGCCGCATCTTTGAACGTTTAGGCCTGGACTACCGTCCTGTGATCGCCGACACCGGCTCTATTGGTGGTGATGCTTCCCATGAATTCCATGTCTTGGCCGAGTCCGGTGAAGACGATATTGCCTTTAGCGACAACAGCGACTTTGCCGCCAATATCGAAAAAGCAGAAGCCCTTGCGCCGGCAGGACCAAGAGGGGAAGCCACACAAGCACTAGCCAAAGTGGCCACCCCCGGGGTCAAATCCATCGAAGAAGTGGCAGCCTTTTTAAAGGTTGACGCGAAAACGACGGTAAAAACCCTGATGGTGCTGGCACCGGAAGATGAAAACGGTCAGCAGGCGGTTGTGGCCCTGGTACTTAGGGGCGATCACCAGTTAAATGAAATCAAAGCGGAAAAACTTGACCAGGTCGCGGCACCGCTGACTTTTGCCAGCGAAGAGCAAATCCAGGCGGCAATCAACTGCGCCACTGGCTCTATCGGCCCGGTAAACCTGCCTTTAGCAGTCATTATTGATCGCAGCGCAGCGCACCTGAGCGATTTTGTCTGTGGCGCCAACGAAGACGGTTACCATTTTACCGGGGCAAACTGGGATCGTGACGCCAAAAATTATAACGTTGAAGATATCCGCAACGTGGTCGAAGGCGATCCGAGCCCATGCGGCCAGGGTAATATCATCATCAAACGCGGTATTGAAGTCGGTCATATCTTCCAGTTAGGAAAAAAATATGCCGATGCCATGAACTGCGGCGTATTGACGGAATCAGGCAAACACCAGACCCTGACCATGGGCTGTTACGGTATCGGTGTATCACGCATCGTGGCGGCGGCAATCGAGCAAAACCATGATAAATACGGCATCAAGTGGCCTGCAGCCATTGCCCCTTTCCAGGCGGCAATCGTACCGATGAATATGGCTAAATCTGCCCGGGTAAAGGAAACCGCAGAAGCCTTATACCAGCAATTGCAGCAGGCGGGCATTGAGGTGCTATTTGACGACCGCAAAGAACGTCCGGGTGTGATGTTTGCCGATCATGAATTAATCGGCACGCCGTTATTGTTAGTTATCGGTGAACGTAATCTGGATAACCAGCAAATCGAAGTGAAAAACCGTATCACGGGCGAGAAATCCCTGCTCGCCATTAATGAGGTTTTATCATTATTTAACCCGCAATAA